The following is a genomic window from Nymphaea colorata isolate Beijing-Zhang1983 chromosome 3, ASM883128v2, whole genome shotgun sequence.
aaaaagtctCAGAATGTTCAGTGATGTTCCCAAATGAAATAAAGCACAGTTAGGAAACTGTGTTGCCCCATCTGTGGAGCTACATTCACAGGAACGGGCAAGATGAGGCTATTCCAATGGTATTTACcacaaaatattttgaagaaacCTGGTTCGCATACCTCAAACTATATTACCTTATCAATCAGAAACAACAAAGTTTGAAGTTTATCAACTAACAGCAAGCCAATCCTATATCTCTCCTGAGTAAAATCCAGTGATGAAGATTACAACCCAGACCCCACCTCCTCCCTCCCATCCACTAATTATAACCAGGAACTTCTTTTGTCTAGAACTGCCTATATCGAAAATGCTCTAACAACCTGATTTTTCCACTGCTAGGGTGAGGCCCAGTCGACCAAGTTTTCCGGCCATCCCCAATTTTGATTGCCAGTTTCTACATAACATCTTCCATCAAAATGAATAGATAATATTAACAATGCAAATTTAGttcattttttgcaaaattattCAGCACAGGTTAAACAAGCATACATTAGACCGAAAGCATTAAAATCCCTACAagttacaaaaaacaaaaaatatgttttcatgagaACACTGTCATAACcaaaaaattcaacaatttcatgcatacacataaatcccaaattcaacaaCATCCTTTGCATTCACAAGATCAGATGCTCTCACCAGTTCCTTCTGTACTTGTTCAAATGTCTGTTTATCTAACTTGTCAATGCTGGAACAAACAGTTCTAAATTTTTCAGGTGGCACGCCACAAATCTCTAACATTCCATCTAGCAGCCTTCGATGATTCAATTTTATCTgcagaaaaaagacaaaaagattagaaagttaaaaccagtgGATAGTAGCATCCATTGGAGGAAGCATAAACACAGCACGGCACCGCTgcaaaaaataacattaaacTTGAAAGAGTCATACTATGAccacaataaaaaataacaaacagaAGTCATTACCTCATAATTGCCAATATTTAGTTCATCCAGCAACTCTGTCACAATCTTGATAACTTCAAAATCAGGTTGCATTAATGGATACTGACCAGCAATATCAAAATCACATTGGTAGAACTCCCTATATCTTCCTTTGGATGGATTGTCCCGGCGATACACTTTTGCTATCTGGTATCTTCTCATATTGTTAATGCCATTCATGGCTAGGTAACGGGCAAAAGGAACGGTAAGGTCATAACGCAATGAGCATATCTCACCACCCTGTAAATCATCACACTCAGTCCAAATCATCTTCATAGAAAGCAATTCAAACTAACTTCAAATTGAAGATAATCCTTAGGCAAGCAAGTTATATTTTGGAAGGCTGGCCTGCATATGACTCCGGATTATATGAAGAAAATAATCACAGAGCAATAAAATAAGCTACTGATTATACAGCTCCGAAGGATCAGAATGAAAGGGAAAGCCCGAAACATGAACGAACAGAAAATAAGTTCAACAAAACCAAACAAGTAATTAGAATAAGACATTACAGACCACCAACCATTAACAACTTTATTGAGACAATCGCTGGAATATTGACTTTAGATGATAAGCACCCATGTATGAGGTCAAAAGGATATGTAGCCTATATATGAAGGTCAGAAGGCTTTTCAGTTTCAATTAATCAAGAACCGTATTCATGCTCAATCATTCTCTCTTGTTGTTTCCAACTAAATGAGAAGAAATTATACACTAATATTATTTCAGCAATCTCAAGGATCAGAAAGTTCTAAAGGTTTCAGGGTTTCCACTGCTTCTGTTTTCCTAAAGTCTATTTAGATGTCGCTGGTTTGCAATCATGATCAGTTATGGCTATCTCAGTCAGTTGGAAAATGACTAAAGATAATGtaaaacattaagaaaaaactaACTCGATACACATATACCAAAGGACCAACGTCTCAAATCCCAGTCTAAATTGTACATCACAAGTCCAATCATGCAATAATATAGGCCTTTCACAAATCTCAGGTTAATCTCCGCAcctaaaatttttataatattaaagTAAGCCTTTGACAAAATATGTTTTCGTCATAATGTAAGTAAAAAACTCCTAAATATTGGACCATAATAATATAaaaggatgaagaaaaaaatatgctcaaaattttggacaaaataCAAATGTAAAAGTAGTAACTGAAGAACCATAATATTTATGAGTACATAATGTTAATTAGTTATTAAAAAATGCTgaattaatttttcaaactttcaatttgGAAAGCATCCCTAATGTCTATGGCTATGAATCACAACAGTTGCACCGTGAacttgtgtatgtgtgtgcgtcTGTCTGTGTGAGTGTGTCGgggtgtatgtgtgtgtgtacaaaagagagagagagagagagatcaacacATTAAAGCGATCAGCAATAGTGCAGCTGCAATGCACAAAACTAACGTGCATTAGTTAAAGTTGTTGTATTCGCCAGTGAGtgaaacaaaaaccaaacagaAACAATAGgacaaaaagtcaaaaacaCCTAGCAATTTCTCTTGCTAAGCAACTAGATAACCCCAGGTCCTCAACTAGGAAAGAAAACTTCCGTCAAAGACATCATGATGGTTTTAGTGCCATAACAAAGGTTTATGAGCAAATTTTCAATGCATATACCCCATACATGTATATGACATACCTGGTCAGCAAGATCATATATCAGTTTTGAGTCCTCTCCATACTTTCCCATGAGAGTCTCTCTCAATTCAAATGCTGGTGTATCCAATGCAACGCCTCCATGCCTCTTAAACACTCCAACAATAATTGAAAAAGCTTTTTCTCTTATTGCCATTTGCTCTTTACCAAAATCACGTGTACCCTAGCAAATAAAGCAATACGTTTTAGTTCAAATTTACCCAACAGGGTAAAACGTTAGTGAGTACCTGCAGCAAAGACAATGCACAAccgaaaaccaaaagaaagaaaaacattacaCGATTATTTGCACATGTAGAGTAGAAGTTTCACAAGGAAAAAATTTTATTAACTATAGCAACTAAGAAGCACATGATACGACCCCGTCCATGCTAAAAAATAACACGTACAAGCACACTAAAGATCCAATATCTTAAATATTCTGCGAGCTATAATCTCAGATTTGTAAGGAAAGTTAATGTATTGCAGGCTCCAAACCAAGATCCAAGATATCTCACGTGCCCATTCTCATATACATTGATTTGAGGTAGTTCTACAAATTGGATTGAGAGCCAAATCAACAAGTATGTATGTTCTATCACATCAGATGTGTTGCCTCATACTTTGATTTGTGATCGAagcctttcaagtttcaaactttcaacaccagcttaacaaaatgaaaaaaggaattaAGAACTTCGTTGCAAGCCTATGTAAACAATCCAATTCTAAAAACTTTTAACAGTTTAGAGCCTATAGTTGCCAAGAAATTCGTACTTGCTAATGGGAACCATTCTGAATCACGAAACTTTGTTTTCTGAACTCTAGAGATAACACAAGTACTTCCCATTTTAGAAAGTatgctttaaaaaatgtgaaaaacttGCACCCAGTTACATGGATTGGGATTGACCAGAAAGGACATCCGGGAAGAACGGATCCTACAAGGAAGAACAAACATACTTCCCAACAAAAGATGTACACGTTTAAGTCCATGTTTGTGTCATATACCAAAACGGAGAAATGCACGAACTGCTCCTTTCCACTTACTTTACCTGATGCTCCTTAGCATCACATGCTTTTCATATATCAGGATATCTTTTAAATACTTGCTTCTTACCTCCCGGCTCCCGCTTTGTTCAACTACCACTAGTTTATGGATATAACGTCACATTTAAACATTTCCAACTCAAAGCTGATGGCCAAAATGGCCATTGCTGAGATAGGTAGACGGCAGACCAGTCAGATCATAAGGGAACAAGCATCAGTTTTGGGTATTTCTGACGTCTCATaagcatatatatttattaagaaaaaCAAGTCGGAATGGACTCGTGAAGAAAATAATTGCTAAAGCATGGAGATGCCCGGCTATCACTTTGACCAGATGAATTCCAGTTATTATTAACTGCACCATGAGTATCTTATTCCACTTTTGATGAACAATGTGGCTGCACCCACCTGCTGATATAATTGCTTTTCACGATAACACTACTTTTCCATATGTTAGAATCAGTAAATAACATTTTCATCGGTACTATTTGTGCAATAATGTCTATTGTACACCATCTTATCCATAACCGAACAGTGTCGAAATAAACATCCTCATCAAACTTACAAAACTATCTTGAAAAACAGATATAATTAATGAAAAGGCACTTGAACTACATACCTTGGGGATTTTAGGTAGCCGTCTCACTTCATTACTTTCCACGATCCCCTTCACCGTATCCAGCAAAGCTGTAAGCTCGGGATCTTTTGGATCAAAAAGGGAACAAATCTCACTTGCCCACTCCGCAACTTGAGTATCTGCATCATTCACTTTGCCATCTACATTTCCGTTCTCACACCTAAGTCTGGATTCTATAACCTGACCTATGACCAGCCTAATTGCCGCGGTACCCTTGCCTACAACCATCTCCGaacttccctttttctttttctcgttcttttccttctctccgGGTTCATTAGCTGCATTCGCGAGGGCCCTTTCACGCACTCTGAGAACGAGCACAGCAACAGCAGCCTCCCATGCTACAATCTCTCTTGTTTGCTTCAGCAAAACATAAATGTCATGGAGAATAAGAGCACCCTTACTTTCATCCGCACTAACTTCCAAAATTCTCTTTACCCGTTCCTTTAAGCATTCCATAGTAGGACACTTCCTCGAGACGGCTTCCATCATTCGCACTCTGAGCTCATCATCTTTAAGAGTTTCAATGCATGTTTTTGCTCTAGCAAGACTATTCCCGCCCAAATTCCTCAACAAATTCGTCAATGGCAAAACCGAGTTCACCAAATCCGCCTCGCTAAACATGTAGCCAGAAAACTTCCTCTCTGCACTATTCGTCTCCACCCTCACTTTCAATCGAAGAGCCTTCACTGCACCTCTCAAGCTACCGTGCATATACGGTATCGACGAAAACGCAATTTCCTTCAAAGACCCCAGCAGCTTCGATCCAAACACGATCCTCTTCATATCCGCCGCCACGTCCGTCACTTCCCTTGATCCCAACCCCTCGCTCGAGACAGGCAAATCAAAAACCTTGCCGTCGACAGCAGACACCTCGCACGACATCGCCGCGACTGCATCGACCACGGGACACAACGACGCAGCCGAATGCTCTATAAGCGCCGCCACCGCAAACGATGCCGAAGCAGCTCCCTCCGCAGCCTCAAACTCCTTAGCAGAAATCCCAAATTCGACACCATCCCCCACAACAACCCTCGAGAAATCCGGAGCTATTTCTACTTCACGGTCGCCATTGATAGCATCCGCTAGGGAAATGGCGAGGGAAGGGCGGAATTTGGAGGAGAAATTTGAGAGGATGAGTTTGTTGACGAAGACGGCGATGGTAGCTCTGGTTTCCTCGGGCGTCAGGTTCAGAGTCGGGGCTTCGCGAGAGGAGGAAGGACCGCTG
Proteins encoded in this region:
- the LOC116250541 gene encoding histidine--tRNA ligase, cytoplasmic, translated to MERRRSAVNVGGKGSVLSPESVFAVANSIASLRVDPSLAQKPSQSEPPSGPSSSREAPTLNLTPEETRATIAVFVNKLILSNFSSKFRPSLAISLADAINGDREVEIAPDFSRVVVGDGVEFGISAKEFEAAEGAASASFAVAALIEHSAASLCPVVDAVAAMSCEVSAVDGKVFDLPVSSEGLGSREVTDVAADMKRIVFGSKLLGSLKEIAFSSIPYMHGSLRGAVKALRLKVRVETNSAERKFSGYMFSEADLVNSVLPLTNLLRNLGGNSLARAKTCIETLKDDELRVRMMEAVSRKCPTMECLKERVKRILEVSADESKGALILHDIYVLLKQTREIVAWEAAVAVLVLRVRERALANAANEPGEKEKNEKKKKGSSEMVVGKGTAAIRLVIGQVIESRLRCENGNVDGKVNDADTQVAEWASEICSLFDPKDPELTALLDTVKGIVESNEVRRLPKIPKGTRDFGKEQMAIREKAFSIIVGVFKRHGGVALDTPAFELRETLMGKYGEDSKLIYDLADQGGEICSLRYDLTVPFARYLAMNGINNMRRYQIAKVYRRDNPSKGRYREFYQCDFDIAGQYPLMQPDFEVIKIVTELLDELNIGNYEIKLNHRRLLDGMLEICGVPPEKFRTVCSSIDKLDKQTFEQVQKELVDEKGLSRETTDMIGSLVKKRGHPQQILAELKKEGSPFLGNCSSVLDELEILFTALEKSRCINRVVFDLSLARGLDYYTGVIYEAVFKGSTQVGSIAAGGRYDNLVGMFSGKPVPAVGVSLGIERVFTIMEQMEKEQKEIRAAQTQIMVVVSGDKLGSLDVAAEIVSELWSANLKAEFVLTSDKNIGKQFGLADKSGIPWVLMVGKNELQNGVAKLKDMQAMKEEIVPRSEVVKVLSSRLLTFQCSSSNVVV